Genomic window (Lewinellaceae bacterium):
TGCTGCGGCAGCAACTCAGCGCCGAAGTGCCGGAAAAATCCATCGACGAAGCCTTCCTGCTCGCTTCCTGGAATATCCGGGAGTTCGACTCGCCGGCCTATGGAGACCGCATTCCAGAGGCATTTTACTACATTGCCGAGATCGTCGCCCGCTTCGACCTGGTTGCCATTCAGGAAGTACGGCAAGACCTCCGGGCGCTCTACCGCCTGATGGACATACTGGGAGGAAACTGGGACTATATCTTTTCCGATGTAACCGAGGGAACGCAGGGCAACGGCGAACGCATGGCCTTCGTTTTTGACAAGAGAAAAGTAAGGCCGGGCGGCCTGGCCGGGCAACTGGTGCTGCCCCCTATAGAAACGAAGGACGCCCAGGGAAAAACCGTCTACCAGCCGGCCACCCAGGTGGTGCGGACGCCGTTGATCGCCGGTTTCAAAACCGGGTGGACGGATTTTATTCTCGCCACCGTACACATCATCTACGGAGAAGGCAAGGCCGACTCCGCTCCACGGGTGGAAGAGATCAGGCAGATAGCCCAGGCGCTGAAGCGCCGCAGCGAAGACCCATACGAATGGTCGAGAAACCTCATCCTGCTGGGCGATTTCAACATTTTCGACCCTTCGGATCAGACGATGAAAATGATCACCGATGCTGGTTTTGTGGTGCCGCCGGAATTGCAGCGCCTTCCTTCGAATATAGCACAGAACAAATACTATGATCAGATCGCCTTCCGGGTACGCCCAGGGCGCTTCAGCACTACGGGCAAAGCAGGCGTTTTCAATTATTACAAAACCGTTTTCAAGCCGGAAGACGAGAAGCTCTACGCCGCTGAGATGGGGCCTGCTTACCTGAAGACTTCCGATAACCAGGCTCGCCAGAATACTGCTCTTTACTACCTCAACTACTGGCGCACCTTCCAGATGAGCGACCACCTGCCGATGTGGGTGGA
Coding sequences:
- a CDS encoding endonuclease/exonuclease/phosphatase family protein; this translates as MPFYKELNANTPAGKRTIERLLLLRQQLSAEVPEKSIDEAFLLASWNIREFDSPAYGDRIPEAFYYIAEIVARFDLVAIQEVRQDLRALYRLMDILGGNWDYIFSDVTEGTQGNGERMAFVFDKRKVRPGGLAGQLVLPPIETKDAQGKTVYQPATQVVRTPLIAGFKTGWTDFILATVHIIYGEGKADSAPRVEEIRQIAQALKRRSEDPYEWSRNLILLGDFNIFDPSDQTMKMITDAGFVVPPELQRLPSNIAQNKYYDQIAFRVRPGRFSTTGKAGVFNYYKTVFKPEDEKLYAAEMGPAYLKTSDNQARQNTALYYLNYWRTFQMSDHLPMWVELRTDFSDEYLQGKIPSP